A window of Leptotrichia trevisanii DSM 22070 contains these coding sequences:
- a CDS encoding HAD-IIB family hydrolase, with amino-acid sequence MFKAVVSDLDGTLLNAEHKVSEFTRETVKLLLKKGIKFYIATGRNYLGAKEAMDELGVQIPLITSHGSVAFDENGNEIFSNKLKREYLDKVLNIDYKSFGKDIIITGYAGPNWFVTEDLREYFYNKKPDRTRYPQQITPEEFKKQGFTKIFFLGEDHDELLELENEIKRVVGEENISLLFANEGSLEVFPADCNKAKAAEV; translated from the coding sequence ATGTTTAAGGCTGTTGTAAGTGATTTGGACGGTACACTTTTAAATGCAGAGCATAAAGTAAGTGAATTTACTAGGGAAACTGTAAAATTACTGCTAAAAAAAGGGATTAAGTTTTACATTGCGACTGGAAGAAATTATTTAGGGGCAAAGGAGGCTATGGATGAACTTGGTGTACAAATTCCACTAATTACTTCACATGGATCTGTTGCTTTTGATGAAAATGGGAATGAGATTTTTTCAAATAAGCTGAAAAGAGAATACTTGGATAAAGTTCTGAATATTGATTACAAGTCATTTGGGAAAGATATTATTATAACTGGATATGCTGGGCCAAACTGGTTTGTAACAGAAGATCTAAGGGAATATTTTTATAATAAGAAGCCTGACAGAACTAGATACCCTCAGCAAATTACTCCTGAAGAATTTAAAAAACAAGGCTTTACAAAAATCTTTTTCCTTGGAGAAGATCACGATGAATTGCTGGAACTGGAAAATGAGATAAAAAGAGTGGTGGGTGAGGAGAATATAAGTCTTTTATTTGCAAATGAAGGAAGTCTGGAGGTTTTTCCTGCAGATTGTAATAAAGCGAAAGCGGCGGAAGT
- a CDS encoding response regulator — MSKIALVVDDTPYIRDDIKDILEDQGYKVYEASDGLEAVEMYKKVNPEIVTMDINMPRMHGLKATQVITDFDKEAKIMICSTMVMFPNYMKMGKEAGAKAFLSKPFDEDEFMNEFSKLFL; from the coding sequence ATGAGTAAAATTGCATTGGTTGTAGATGATACGCCATATATTAGGGATGATATAAAGGATATTCTGGAAGATCAGGGATATAAGGTTTACGAGGCAAGCGATGGTTTGGAAGCAGTGGAAATGTACAAAAAGGTAAATCCAGAAATTGTAACAATGGACATAAATATGCCAAGAATGCACGGGCTAAAAGCCACACAAGTCATTACTGACTTTGATAAGGAAGCTAAAATTATGATTTGCAGCACAATGGTTATGTTCCCAAACTATATGAAAATGGGAAAGGAAGCTGGAGCAAAGGCATTTCTATCAAAACCTTTTGACGAAGATGAATTTATGAATGAATTTTCAAAATTATTTTTATAA
- a CDS encoding Cof-type HAD-IIB family hydrolase, producing the protein MYKAVVSDLDGTLLNEEHKVSPFTKETIELLLEKGIKFYIATGRGYVGAKEIMDEIGLKIPLITSNGARIVDENGVEIYVNNIEQKYVDKIFSIDYKSFDKGIILNGFSGNHWYVTEDARDYFYAQKSNRKQYPEQIERNDFEKLAFTKIFFLGEHEKLLEIEKEVRKVTNGKVNIVFVNEKSLEIFSRDCDKAVAAGFLLLRDGMALQDAVSFGDGFNDYDLITQTGLGFAMKNSIYRLLEKLTDTEIIESNANDGMAKKVRELFDL; encoded by the coding sequence ATGTATAAGGCTGTTGTAAGTGATCTGGACGGGACGCTTTTAAATGAAGAGCATAAGGTTAGTCCGTTCACAAAGGAAACAATTGAATTGCTGCTGGAAAAAGGGATAAAATTTTATATTGCGACTGGACGGGGTTATGTTGGAGCAAAGGAAATAATGGACGAAATTGGATTGAAGATTCCTTTGATTACGTCAAACGGTGCCAGAATTGTAGATGAAAATGGAGTAGAAATTTATGTCAACAATATTGAGCAGAAATATGTGGATAAAATTTTTTCGATTGACTATAAATCATTTGACAAAGGAATAATTTTGAATGGATTCTCAGGCAATCACTGGTACGTAACAGAAGATGCCAGAGATTATTTTTATGCCCAAAAGTCAAATAGAAAGCAGTATCCGGAGCAGATTGAGCGGAATGACTTTGAAAAACTTGCTTTTACAAAAATATTTTTTCTGGGCGAACATGAAAAATTACTGGAAATAGAAAAGGAAGTACGAAAAGTAACAAACGGAAAAGTTAATATCGTATTTGTAAATGAAAAAAGTCTGGAAATTTTTTCAAGGGACTGTGATAAGGCTGTGGCTGCGGGATTTTTACTGTTAAGAGATGGAATGGCATTACAAGATGCTGTTTCATTTGGGGACGGATTTAATGATTACGACTTGATAACTCAGACAGGACTTGGATTTGCAATGAAAAATTCAATTTACAGATTGCTTGAAAAACTGACGGATACTGAAATTATCGAAAGTAACGCAAACGACGGGATGGCAAAGAAAGTGCGAGAACTCTTTGATTTATAA
- a CDS encoding thioredoxin family protein, which yields MGTFEDYLKFEVTEAQEDKKQLRIIEKISLSSETEKAIRNIDKDITIIAVAQVYCPDCRATVPFLKKFSDLNNKIKIDYRSRETAKEFFPNTDEKIKIPTLISYVDGKYNTFWSEFPTVVRKEMEKNSENFEDIKYSFRIGKFNVQIEKELVDYLTSL from the coding sequence ATGGGAACATTTGAAGATTATTTAAAATTTGAAGTGACTGAAGCACAAGAAGATAAAAAGCAGCTAAGAATTATAGAAAAAATTTCTTTGTCAAGCGAAACTGAAAAAGCTATCAGAAATATAGATAAAGATATTACAATTATCGCCGTAGCACAAGTTTATTGTCCAGATTGCCGTGCAACTGTCCCTTTCCTAAAAAAATTCAGCGACTTGAATAATAAAATAAAAATTGACTACCGTTCAAGAGAAACTGCCAAAGAATTTTTTCCAAATACAGATGAAAAAATAAAAATACCTACATTAATTTCGTATGTAGATGGGAAATATAATACTTTCTGGAGTGAATTTCCAACTGTGGTAAGAAAAGAAATGGAAAAAAATTCAGAAAATTTTGAAGACATTAAATACAGTTTCAGAATTGGAAAATTTAATGTACAAATTGAAAAAGAACTGGTTGATTACTTGACTTCTTTATAA
- a CDS encoding TraX family protein: MKKLNTNQLKYIALFFMFLDSVFFAFSGFLPSWIHLITRFVAPLFAFFTVEGFYHTRNRKKYMARLWIAAILMQFGNVISFIILGERYQIIDNIFLSLAIGFTIIYFLQKGRSSKKVIYNILGIFLFILGLVFSFVPIVIGNYIMGLEGGIQTLFTMISFWAFYGNRKKQVITFLVLNMLYIPLFTPSLNPAKYPNSRAWFDSFCYNSDGLTFLFLPFIFLYNGKKGSKAPIHKWFFYIFYPLQFWILNILAFFLKIKS; this comes from the coding sequence ATGAAAAAATTAAATACAAATCAGTTGAAATATATTGCTTTATTTTTTATGTTTTTAGACTCAGTATTTTTTGCATTTTCAGGATTTTTACCATCTTGGATTCATTTAATCACAAGATTTGTGGCACCATTATTTGCATTTTTTACAGTGGAAGGCTTTTATCATACAAGAAATCGTAAAAAATATATGGCAAGATTGTGGATAGCCGCTATTTTGATGCAATTTGGAAATGTAATTTCATTTATTATACTAGGAGAAAGATATCAAATAATAGATAATATTTTTTTAAGTCTTGCGATTGGATTTACAATAATTTATTTCTTGCAAAAAGGGAGAAGTAGTAAAAAAGTAATTTATAATATTTTAGGAATTTTTCTTTTTATTTTGGGATTGGTATTTTCTTTTGTTCCTATTGTGATTGGAAATTATATCATGGGGCTTGAAGGTGGAATACAGACTTTGTTTACAATGATTAGTTTTTGGGCATTTTATGGAAATAGAAAAAAGCAAGTAATAACATTTTTGGTTTTGAATATGTTATATATTCCATTATTTACGCCATCGTTAAATCCTGCTAAATACCCTAATTCAAGAGCATGGTTTGATAGTTTTTGCTATAACAGCGACGGTTTAACATTTTTATTTTTGCCATTCATATTTTTATACAATGGAAAAAAAGGAAGCAAGGCACCAATTCACAAATGGTTTTTCTATATTTTTTATCCTTTACAATTTTGGATTTTGAATATTCTTGCATTCTTTTTGAAAATAAAAAGCTAA